The following are encoded in a window of Flavobacterium cupriresistens genomic DNA:
- a CDS encoding BlaI/MecI/CopY family transcriptional regulator, producing MIKLAKREEQIMQVYWDLNKAFIRDVIPLLPDPKPHYNSVATIVKILEEKGFLNHETTGNMHCFFPVVSREEYQKFALKDIVSQYFDNSYPRMLAFFAKEQKLSENELDEIVGIIKKGKV from the coding sequence ATGATAAAATTAGCCAAAAGAGAAGAACAGATCATGCAGGTCTATTGGGATTTGAACAAAGCCTTTATTAGAGACGTAATTCCATTGTTGCCCGATCCCAAACCACATTACAACAGTGTCGCCACAATAGTCAAGATTCTGGAAGAAAAAGGATTCCTGAATCATGAAACTACAGGAAACATGCATTGTTTTTTTCCGGTAGTCAGTAGAGAAGAGTATCAGAAATTTGCCTTAAAAGATATCGTTAGTCAATATTTTGATAATTCGTATCCCCGAATGCTTGCTTTTTTTGCCAAGGAGCAAAAGCTCAGCGAGAATGAATTGGATGAAATAGTTGGCATCATTAAAAAAGGAAAAGTATGA